A genomic segment from Fundulus heteroclitus isolate FHET01 chromosome 6, MU-UCD_Fhet_4.1, whole genome shotgun sequence encodes:
- the ackr4a gene encoding atypical chemokine receptor 4, with protein MTASHENDYYYHENISFNYSYEDYPALCEKGDIRSFAAFFLPIVYSLCLVAGLSGNALVLGVYAYHKRLKTMTDSFLSHLAVADLLLLFTLPFWAADAARGWELGDAICKIVSACYTLNFNCCMLLLACISLDRYLAVLRVQGEGGRGRLQRIFNRRHCWKWCLAAWGTASLLGIPDLIFSEVIWTSNRNVCVAIYPSSMARSGKALLEVAEVLLGFVLPLLVMVICYWSVCRALKSLPIESRDKKWRALRVLLIVVGVFVVTQLPYNVLKLHRAVDSVYIFVTHCGTSKMLDQAAQVTESLALTHCCINPILYAFMGSSFRQHMVKVAKRFGEKRRKRSRRTQETPADGEVMEISFNSHSVTQETNSFSV; from the coding sequence ATGACTGCCTCACATGAGAACGACTACTACTATCATGAAAACATCAGCTTCAACTACAGCTATGAAGACTACCCCGCCTTGTGCGAGAAGGGCGATATCCGGTCCTTCGCAGCCTTCTTCCTCCCCATCGTGTACAGTCTGTGTCTGGTTGCAGGACTGTCGGGAAACGCTCTGGTCCTGGGCGTCTATGCCTACCACAAACGCCTGAAGACCATGACGGACTCTTTCCTGAGCCACTTGGCCGTGGCCGACTTGCTACTTCTCTTCACGCTGCCTTTCTGGGCCGCTGACGCCGCCAGGGGCTGGGAGTTGGGGGACGCCATCTGTAAGATTGTGTCGGCCTGCTACACGTTAAACTTCAACTGCTGCATGTTGCTGTTGGCCTGCATCAGCTTGGACCGCTACCTGGCGGTTCTCAGAGTGCAGGGTGAAGGTGGAAGAGGGAGGCTGCAGAGGATTTTCAACAGGAGACATTGCTGGAAGTGGTGCTTAGCTGCCTGGGGAACAGCCTCCCTACTTGGTATACCTGACTTAATCTTCTCAGAAGTGATCTGGACCTCGAATAGGAATGTCTGTGTGGCCATCTACCCTTCATCTATGGCTCGAAGTGGTAAAGCGCTGCTGGAGGTGGCCGAGGTGCTATTGGGATTTGTGCTTCCTCTCCTAGTCATGGTGATCTGTTACTGGTCCGTGTGCCGAGCATTAAAAAGCCTACCCATTGAGAGCAGGGACAAGAAGTGGAGAGCTCTGCGGGTTCTCCTAATAGTAGTGGGGGTGTTTGTTGTCACTCAGCTGCCATACAATGTGCTAAAACTGCACCGTGCCGTGGATTCGGTGTACATTTTCGTGACTCACTGTGGGACGAGCAAGATGTTGGATCAGGCGGCCCAGGTGACGGAAAGCCTGGCCCTCACTCACTGCTGCATCAACCCGATCCTTTACGCCTTCATGGGATCCTCCTTCAGGCAGCACATGGTGAAAGTTGCTAAGAGGTTTGGCGAGAAgagaaggaagaggagcaggaggacaCAAGAAACTCCAGCAGATGGCGAAGTGATGGAAATATCGTTTAACTCTCATAGTGTCACCCAGGAGACAAACTCATTCTCAGTTTGA